A single window of Sulfuricurvum sp. DNA harbors:
- a CDS encoding DUF3883 domain-containing protein produces MQAYGTDCMSIAELTQKRLSHVESCRLNGDNSHRIIANLYSDSTHFLYELLQNAQDAEATSVSFELHPDRLETSHNGRAFSFSDVESITTIGSSTKSNEPNKIGKFGAGFKSVFSITDTPHIYSGTYNFKISDYIIPEMIDPFEGFKKELTTVILPFDKLDTDKFLYDSIKEKLKSIGKDEILFLSNLQRITWQIGELSGFVEKQLEEEENFRSIISIRNPSEMQYFELYVRNFVIDDKPLQAKIAFALDENGNYKSNGNSYPLFVFFPTVVQTYVQFLVHAPYKTTPNRETINFADSQNKEITDNIVELYKDMLIHMAGRKRFDFDVMQLLIPFLSEPVSNNVEILLALFQAFIDLLKNHPLIPTREDGYALLSEVFYLSANLDSELFYTAQIQTLFAKSAWINEAFNQPTYSKCKEFVTKHLSLAEIKLNDIVHKLDESFLLKQSDEWIGRLYAEFPKAQAHVNGFLSTRSLARLDDGKQIPFKSQRGEIQVYLPSESESRFQCLSQDVCVLPEAKKFLTDIGITEPNVIDELKMFLLPSLTIKTIEEDDTEYYQALKNVITLYNTASETNQKEIVELLKKNPCLLSRKEGVLKLQLPKEIYLPTDSLKYWFMGNTTITIMDDELWSLLSETELGMSLPFQTRPVIHTMAPHIDSTHKERLRHTPSIADRGGDDFSWEGLEHLLSTPIDKELSQIIWNFLITYLDEKRNILRGYYRWQSPANNHEKEFDSKICVLLKQTAWLYDHDGDAYKPTELKPDALMEEYGYDSLSVDVKESLALLSFKTDAIEELEKQGYKIITPDEAEAFEAFQKLNQQAIEEDEPILWNPASPNIGTWVSEADPDMETQIEQPEFKPKKPRDLRNQTPQSFFEEEEEEQYRPFVPKAIRKHIGEWSERYVYRYLQDFCEENKDKGYHVRWMNEEKNVGWGYDFVLMKGEKELRYIEVKGRSSNTSEIEISKTQWEFAKFLFDKGEGDKYSIFIVQNAGKSNAKLIPINNPVKMWLEDKLTIKNIELVLGV; encoded by the coding sequence ATGCAAGCATACGGCACCGATTGCATGAGTATCGCTGAACTCACCCAAAAACGACTCAGCCATGTCGAATCGTGCCGACTTAACGGCGATAACTCCCATCGCATCATCGCCAACCTTTATTCCGACAGCACCCACTTCCTCTATGAGCTTTTGCAAAACGCTCAGGATGCCGAAGCGACCTCAGTATCATTTGAACTCCACCCTGATAGATTGGAAACCTCCCACAACGGCAGAGCCTTTAGCTTTTCGGATGTTGAATCGATCACGACAATCGGAAGCTCAACGAAATCGAATGAGCCCAATAAGATAGGTAAATTCGGAGCCGGTTTCAAATCTGTTTTTTCCATCACCGACACGCCCCATATTTACAGCGGTACCTACAACTTCAAGATCAGTGATTACATCATTCCCGAAATGATCGATCCGTTTGAAGGATTTAAGAAAGAGTTGACAACGGTAATTTTACCGTTCGATAAACTCGATACGGATAAGTTTCTATATGATTCCATCAAAGAAAAACTCAAATCAATTGGTAAAGATGAGATTCTCTTTTTATCCAATCTTCAACGAATTACATGGCAGATTGGAGAGCTAAGTGGATTTGTAGAAAAGCAACTCGAAGAGGAAGAAAATTTTCGATCAATTATATCAATCCGAAATCCTTCTGAAATGCAATATTTTGAACTGTATGTTCGAAATTTCGTTATAGATGATAAGCCTTTGCAAGCAAAAATTGCGTTCGCTTTGGATGAAAACGGTAACTATAAATCAAATGGTAATTCTTATCCACTTTTTGTTTTTTTTCCAACGGTGGTTCAGACTTATGTACAATTTCTAGTACATGCACCTTACAAAACGACACCTAACCGTGAAACGATCAATTTTGCTGATTCTCAAAATAAAGAAATAACCGATAATATCGTAGAACTTTATAAAGATATGCTGATTCATATGGCTGGTCGTAAGAGATTTGATTTCGATGTAATGCAACTTCTTATCCCGTTTTTATCTGAACCAGTATCTAATAACGTTGAGATTCTTCTAGCACTTTTTCAGGCATTTATTGATCTCTTAAAAAATCATCCATTGATTCCGACACGTGAAGATGGATATGCACTACTTAGCGAAGTGTTTTATTTAAGTGCTAATTTGGATAGCGAACTGTTTTACACGGCGCAAATCCAAACACTTTTTGCTAAATCTGCCTGGATCAACGAAGCATTTAATCAACCAACTTATTCAAAATGCAAAGAGTTTGTGACAAAGCATTTGAGTTTAGCAGAAATCAAACTTAATGATATAGTGCATAAACTTGATGAATCGTTTCTTTTGAAGCAAAGCGATGAGTGGATCGGAAGATTGTATGCAGAGTTTCCAAAAGCGCAGGCTCATGTAAATGGCTTTTTATCTACTCGATCTTTGGCACGTTTGGATGATGGTAAGCAAATCCCATTTAAATCTCAAAGAGGAGAAATTCAAGTCTATCTCCCCTCAGAATCAGAATCACGATTTCAGTGTCTATCACAAGATGTTTGTGTATTGCCCGAAGCTAAAAAATTTCTCACTGATATTGGTATTACAGAGCCGAATGTAATTGATGAACTAAAAATGTTTCTTCTACCTTCCCTAACAATAAAAACTATAGAGGAAGACGACACAGAATATTACCAAGCCCTTAAAAATGTAATCACACTTTACAATACTGCCTCGGAAACAAATCAAAAGGAAATAGTAGAGCTTCTTAAAAAAAATCCTTGTCTCCTTTCACGAAAAGAGGGAGTGTTAAAACTTCAATTACCTAAAGAAATTTATCTGCCGACTGATTCACTTAAGTATTGGTTTATGGGGAATACTACGATAACCATAATGGATGATGAGTTGTGGAGTCTCCTAAGTGAAACCGAACTGGGTATGTCATTGCCGTTTCAAACACGTCCGGTGATTCATACAATGGCTCCTCATATTGATTCCACACATAAAGAGCGCTTGCGTCATACGCCATCTATCGCTGATAGGGGAGGAGATGACTTTAGTTGGGAAGGGCTTGAACATCTATTATCCACACCGATCGATAAAGAACTCAGCCAAATCATCTGGAATTTTTTAATTACCTATCTGGACGAAAAACGAAATATTCTTCGAGGATATTACCGATGGCAGAGCCCGGCCAATAATCATGAAAAAGAGTTTGACTCGAAAATATGTGTTCTATTGAAGCAGACTGCATGGTTGTATGATCATGATGGAGATGCATATAAGCCAACCGAACTCAAACCTGATGCCTTGATGGAAGAGTATGGGTACGATTCTCTCAGTGTTGACGTAAAAGAGTCATTGGCACTTCTGTCATTTAAAACCGATGCCATCGAAGAACTCGAAAAACAGGGATATAAAATTATAACCCCCGATGAAGCAGAAGCATTTGAGGCTTTTCAAAAACTAAACCAGCAAGCGATCGAAGAGGATGAACCCATTCTTTGGAATCCTGCGTCACCAAATATCGGTACATGGGTGAGCGAAGCCGATCCGGATATGGAAACACAGATCGAGCAACCAGAATTCAAACCCAAAAAGCCAAGAGACCTACGCAACCAAACGCCACAGAGTTTTTTTGAGGAAGAGGAAGAAGAGCAATATAGACCATTTGTTCCTAAAGCAATCCGAAAACATATCGGAGAGTGGAGTGAGCGGTATGTGTATCGCTATTTGCAAGATTTTTGTGAAGAGAACAAAGACAAAGGGTATCATGTCCGCTGGATGAATGAGGAAAAGAACGTCGGATGGGGATATGACTTTGTTTTGATGAAGGGGGAGAAGGAACTTCGCTATA
- a CDS encoding NERD domain-containing protein, producing MLDTSTLLASIIFNAWPIFLLIIVILFFKSPFMKGKTGEWIVNSINSATLDETMYTPVKNVTLQLSDGSTTQIDHILVSKYGLFVIETKNMKGWIFGDEHQKEWTQQIFKDKYRFQNPLRQNYRHLKALEEILDVPSTALTSVIAFVGECTFKTRMPENVFRGISYTKYIKSFDQERLNPLQIRQILSKLQRKRLEQSFTTDRAHVQNLKQRMEQPVVSSTDAMTCNRCGSTMVLRQNKKNGEEFYGCSNYPKCKHTAPIA from the coding sequence CCAATCTTTCTTTTGATCATTGTTATCCTCTTTTTCAAAAGCCCGTTTATGAAAGGGAAAACAGGAGAGTGGATTGTTAATTCTATCAACTCAGCTACGTTGGATGAGACGATGTATACTCCGGTTAAAAATGTCACGTTGCAGTTATCAGATGGTTCTACTACCCAAATCGATCATATCCTAGTTTCCAAATACGGCTTATTTGTTATCGAAACCAAAAATATGAAAGGATGGATATTTGGGGATGAACACCAAAAAGAGTGGACACAGCAGATATTCAAAGACAAATACCGTTTTCAAAACCCTCTTCGCCAGAACTATCGTCATCTTAAAGCACTTGAAGAGATACTTGACGTTCCATCAACAGCGTTGACATCGGTGATAGCATTTGTCGGTGAATGCACATTTAAAACAAGAATGCCGGAGAACGTCTTTCGGGGAATTTCATATACGAAATACATAAAGTCATTTGATCAAGAGCGATTAAACCCCTTACAAATTCGCCAAATCCTAAGTAAGCTACAACGTAAACGATTAGAGCAAAGCTTTACAACCGATCGTGCACATGTCCAAAACCTCAAACAACGGATGGAACAACCGGTAGTATCCAGTACCGATGCTATGACATGCAACCGTTGCGGAAGTACAATGGTATTGCGACAGAATAAGAAAAACGGTGAAGAATTCTATGGTTGCAGCAACTATCCTAAATGCAAGCATACGGCACCGATTGCATGA